In Methanobacterium spitsbergense, the following proteins share a genomic window:
- a CDS encoding flavodoxin family protein, with protein MKTLVVYYSRTGNTKMIAESISKALDSDIEEIIDTEKRSGIIGYIKSGYEASRGKLSEIQEPKHDLSQYDLLIIGTPIWASKMAVPVRAYLKNNMDKIPLLACFSTCGSSGIEKTNQDFADYTNITPMVTLGLKSSQIKDGSYNAMIDKFVQEVI; from the coding sequence ATGAAAACTCTAGTTGTTTATTACTCAAGAACCGGAAATACCAAAATGATTGCAGAATCTATTTCAAAGGCATTAGATTCTGACATCGAGGAAATAATTGATACAGAAAAAAGATCAGGAATAATAGGTTATATTAAGTCAGGATACGAAGCTTCAAGGGGAAAATTATCAGAAATACAGGAACCTAAGCATGATCTATCCCAATATGATCTTCTAATAATTGGAACACCAATCTGGGCTTCAAAGATGGCGGTACCAGTTAGAGCATATCTAAAAAATAATATGGATAAAATACCATTGTTAGCATGTTTTAGTACGTGTGGAAGTTCAGGAATAGAAAAAACAAATCAAGACTTTGCAGATTACACAAATATAACTCCAATGGTTACATTAGGATTGAAATCATCCCAAATAAAAGATGGATCATATAATGCAATGATTGACAAATTTGTTCAGGAAGTCATATAA
- a CDS encoding response regulator encodes MDTKPIKVLLIEDNIGDYQIILRMLDKSENTKFELTHVPRLSTGLKVLQNDIFDIILLDLGLPDCQGLKSFQVTLKKHPSIPIIILTGLANEETGINAIKYGAQDYLVKGEFNGKLLVRAIQYAIERKKVEGLFIY; translated from the coding sequence ATGGACACTAAACCAATCAAAGTATTATTAATCGAAGATAATATTGGTGATTATCAAATAATACTTAGAATGCTCGATAAAAGTGAAAATACTAAATTTGAATTAACTCATGTTCCAAGATTATCTACAGGATTAAAAGTTCTCCAAAATGATATATTTGACATTATACTTTTAGATCTAGGCTTACCTGATTGTCAGGGGTTAAAATCTTTTCAGGTTACATTAAAGAAACATCCGTCAATTCCAATTATTATACTGACGGGTTTGGCAAACGAAGAAACTGGAATTAATGCCATAAAATATGGTGCTCAGGATTATTTGGTAAAAGGAGAATTTAACGGCAAATTATTGGTAAGGGCTATTCAATATGCAATTGAACGTAAGAAAGTAGAAGGTTTATTTATTTATTAA